GATAACCTCGATAATATAATCTCTATTCCCAATACCCCTTTTGAACGTAAACTAGTAAAAAACCTAGCCCGCGAGGCTAGGTTTTTTGCATTTATAGTTAATATCTATTCAACTACTTCCACTATACTAATTTGTGGCATTTTTAATAAGTCAACAAAATTTTCTCCAACTTTTATTAGTGGTCTTGTTGGCCTTTGTTTGTTTACCAATACTATTTTTCCTATTTTTCCATCAGATAGTTTTACTACGTTTCCCACATAAAATTTAGATATGTTCCATAAGAAGATATTACATATATATGGATCTAATTTCCCATATCCTTCACTTTCTATTTCTTCTGCCACTTTAAAAGGTGATTCCTTATCCTTATATACTCTCTTAGACGTCATAGCATCAAAAACATCTGCTATGGCTATTATTCTAGCAAATTCATGAATTCTTTCACTCTTTAGCCCATAAGGATACCCACTACCATCAAATCTTTCATGGTGTTGAAGTATACCACAACATACATTAAAATCTAGTTTGTCATCATTTTGTACCAACTTGTATCCATATTCAGCATGTCTTTTCATCTCTGAACATTCTTCTCTAGTTAATCTTCCTGGTTTATAGAGTATTTCTCTTTTAACTTTTGCTTTTCCAATATCATGTAAGAAAGCAGCTAATGCAAGTTTATCCAATTTATCCTGACTATAATTTAACCATTTTCCTATCATAGTTGCTAGGACGCATACATTAATAGAGTGAGTATAAGTATAATCATCTACCACATGGGTTTCTCTTAACCTTTTTAGTACATTATTATTTAAAACAACGTTTTCAACTAAGTCAGCTACAGATTCTTCTACAATCTCCGTTTCTATTTTTTTACCTAGTTGAACCTCATTGTAAACATCTTTAAATTTATTCAAAGACTCAGCGTATTTTTCTTTCAAGCGCCTTTCTTCTTTTATTTTCTCTTTATACTCATCTTTAGATACTTCCTTCTTTAAATCTCCAATTATATATATATATCTAATTCCTAGTTCCTTTATTTTATCCATTACATTTTCATTTAATCTTGTCCCACGTGCAATTAGAAGCTGATCATATGGTCCTAATATATCTTTTGCTAAAATCATATCTTCTTCCATTTCACTTAAATATATCTTTTTCATATAGTACCTCTCCACTTCCTTTAACTAATTTAATTAAATTCTTCTACACTATACTTTTCTACATCTTATTATTCTATATTATATATTCTATATATATTATTCTATCTTTTTCTACAATTTCCTCTAATAGAATTAGTATTTTAGTGCTCTATTCCCACATCTAGGACAATAATTTTGTTTTTTCTTGATGATTTCTCCACAATTCTTACAATAGCCAAAACCTCTTTTTCTAACCATTCTTTCTTTCATCATGTTTAACTTTCTCTCTAGCCGTCTTATCTCCATACACCTTCTTTTAATTTCACTAGTAGGCATGTGAGCCTTTTCCTCTGTATAATATTTATATACAATTTCTCCTATATACAGTTTATGTTCTTCTATTTCTTCCTCTATTCCTCTTATGTTCATCTTCATCTCAGTCAGTTCTATAACCTCATCAGTTTTTACTGATAGGGTATGTGTTCCTCTACCTATACTATCTATAAATCTCTCTAAAAAATCCATATAATCGCCCCTCTTAAAAATTACCTATTGTATTTTTATAAAGTTATCTTATTATATTATATATAGCTAATTTACAGGAGGACTCAATAATGGAAATATTTGTACATGAAATTTCAGAAGATTTACATATACCATCAAGTTTTAGTAAATATTATTCAGATCTTAATTTCGCCTTTTTTGATATAGAAACTACTGGTCTTAGTCGTAAAAATAGTAAAATTATATTAATAGGTATGCTTTATGTATGTGATGGAAAAATCATAGTGAAACAATATTTTTGCAATAACAGAAGTGAAGAGAAAAAAATGTTACTTCAATTCATGAAAGATATAAAGAATTTTGATTTACTTATAAGTTATAATGGTAATGCCTTTGATATACCCTTCATTAACGAAAGATTGAAATATAATAAAATAAGTGATTCCATTAAACCTTATAAGAGTATGGATTTTTTATGTTTAGTAAGAAGAAACAAGGCCCTTTTAAATATGGACAGCTACAAACTAAAAAGTGTAGAAGAGTTAATGGGTATACATAGAAATGATACAATATCTGGAAAAGACAGTGTGGAACTATATAACATATACGAAGAAACTAAAGATGAAAAGCTACTAAAGGTAATTTTACTTCACAACTATGATGATCTTTATTTCTT
The genomic region above belongs to Anaeromicrobium sediminis and contains:
- a CDS encoding HD-GYP domain-containing protein is translated as MKKIYLSEMEEDMILAKDILGPYDQLLIARGTRLNENVMDKIKELGIRYIYIIGDLKKEVSKDEYKEKIKEERRLKEKYAESLNKFKDVYNEVQLGKKIETEIVEESVADLVENVVLNNNVLKRLRETHVVDDYTYTHSINVCVLATMIGKWLNYSQDKLDKLALAAFLHDIGKAKVKREILYKPGRLTREECSEMKRHAEYGYKLVQNDDKLDFNVCCGILQHHERFDGSGYPYGLKSERIHEFARIIAIADVFDAMTSKRVYKDKESPFKVAEEIESEGYGKLDPYICNIFLWNISKFYVGNVVKLSDGKIGKIVLVNKQRPTRPLIKVGENFVDLLKMPQISIVEVVE
- a CDS encoding ribonuclease H-like domain-containing protein; the protein is MEIFVHEISEDLHIPSSFSKYYSDLNFAFFDIETTGLSRKNSKIILIGMLYVCDGKIIVKQYFCNNRSEEKKMLLQFMKDIKNFDLLISYNGNAFDIPFINERLKYNKISDSIKPYKSMDFLCLVRRNKALLNMDSYKLKSVEELMGIHRNDTISGKDSVELYNIYEETKDEKLLKVILLHNYDDLYFFSKTLKILDLIPEENLFLDFPYVINHESDYKIYISKHTIKGSTLHVEGSILWDEDNDYFFYDTLLDFNYEKYSNKFNLKILLEKGLSPNDEKCLYLPLDRVSNMDGNLVFKVDKKIQPNSLLYFYKNLLSNILNNIK
- a CDS encoding zinc ribbon domain-containing protein; translation: MDFLERFIDSIGRGTHTLSVKTDEVIELTEMKMNIRGIEEEIEEHKLYIGEIVYKYYTEEKAHMPTSEIKRRCMEIRRLERKLNMMKERMVRKRGFGYCKNCGEIIKKKQNYCPRCGNRALKY